A region of Bombyx mori chromosome 13, ASM3026992v2 DNA encodes the following proteins:
- the LOC101739083 gene encoding uncharacterized protein LOC101739083 isoform X1 translates to MPANTIESCLQGARYNFDAVRPAPICGDANQPGQCHNVHISTNFYYGFHEVKTSGINHMATDCEMQEVPIEKNVNTLVTTARKRSADNSGYPQSKRFREEVQRKKNIGPETHETAKLKPSSEDILESLFWNIHGGHFYSYLNCASSL, encoded by the exons ATGCCAGCCAATACCATTGAATCTTGCCTTCAGGGTGCTAGATATAATTTTGATGCTGTTCGACCTGCTCCGATTTGCGGTGACGCCAACCAACCAGGTCAATGCCACAATGTACACATATCCACAAATTTTTACTATGGATTTCATGAAGTAAAAACGTCGGGTATCAACCACATGGCAACAGATTGTGAGATGCAGGAAGTCCCAATTGAAAAGAACGTGAACACCCTTGTAACCACAGCTAGAAAAAGAAGTGCTGATAACAGCGGCTATCCACAGAGCAAGCGTTTTCGAGAAG AAGTTCAAAGAAAGAAAAACATTGGACCTGAGACACACGAGACTGCAAAATTAAAACCAAGTTCAGAAGATATATTGGAAAGTCTTTTCTGGAACATACATGGCGGACatttttatagttatttaaaCTGTGCTTCTTCTTTGTGA
- the LOC101739083 gene encoding uncharacterized protein LOC101739083 isoform X2, which produces MPANTIESCLQGARYNFDAVRPAPICGDANQPGQCHNVHISTNFYYGFHEVKTSGINHMATDCEMQEVPIEKNVNTLVTTARKRSADNSGYPQSKRFREEVMVPTTTNSNPCLLRPTHNNPDISRCLMVHMI; this is translated from the exons ATGCCAGCCAATACCATTGAATCTTGCCTTCAGGGTGCTAGATATAATTTTGATGCTGTTCGACCTGCTCCGATTTGCGGTGACGCCAACCAACCAGGTCAATGCCACAATGTACACATATCCACAAATTTTTACTATGGATTTCATGAAGTAAAAACGTCGGGTATCAACCACATGGCAACAGATTGTGAGATGCAGGAAGTCCCAATTGAAAAGAACGTGAACACCCTTGTAACCACAGCTAGAAAAAGAAGTGCTGATAACAGCGGCTATCCACAGAGCAAGCGTTTTCGAGAAG AGGTTATGGTGCCAACAACCACCAACTCCAACCCCTGTTTGCTTCGTCCAACACACAACAATCCAGATATATCTCGTTGTCTCATGGTCCATATGATATAA
- the LOC101738346 gene encoding proton-coupled zinc antiporter SLC30A9, mitochondrial, giving the protein MLPSIAIKCLYRRLGRHSTKHLQKISFLSPRFVKVENFVRFRNVRQTRFISTSAHLYDNKSNSSKDISVKDVKTQKIIKQSPTGDIIVKTETGLDKVITKVTIEKSQPQQTKQEMVSKPVKKRLLIDFSASYTERNFITPMRAMTEYLLKQSDLESLPKVLRRSPYESEPPITVYYRRDVEAKAIEIWGSKEALEKELLRRELDRRRYEQDVFTVKRRLRDYRREMSHTRSKDNVEEVGLKTRSGRVVLTAIGINGCNFLFKLCAWFYTGSHSLFSECIHSLADTVNQLILAYGIHKSVQMADPDHPYGYTNMRYVSSLISGVGIFCVGSGLSFYHGVTGILDPQPLHDFYWAYFVLGGAVVSEGATLMVALSAIRKGAREANMSLYEYVMRSSDPSVNVVLLEDTAAVAGVIVAASCMAISQYTGNPLPDALGSILVGTILGGVASFIILSNVGALVGRSIPHEQLDEINSVLERDFMIRAIHDVKGIDIGSNLIRYKAEVDFDGRALTRSYLEKHDLNALLEDMKKIDTIDDVETFLLKHGENIVDMLGGEIDRIELKLRKKFPQIRHCDLEIL; this is encoded by the exons ATGTTGCCTTCCATTGCGATCAAGTGTTTATATAGAAGACTGGGAAGACACAGTAcaaaacatttacaaaaaattagTTTCCTATCACCTCGATTTGTTAAAGTTGAAAATTTTGTGAGGTTTAGAAATGTACGACAAACGAGGTTTATTAGTACATCAGCACATTTATATGATAATAAAAGTAACAGTTCAAAAGATATATCAGTCAAAGATGTAAAAACTCAGAAGATCATAAAACAGAGTCCAACTGGAGATATCATTGTTAAAACCGAAACAGGACTAGATAAAGTAATTACAAAAGTGACTATTGAAAAAAGTCAACCACAGCAAACCAAACAGGAGATGGTATCTAAGCCCG TAAAAAAAAGACTCCTAATAGATTTTTCTGCATCATACACTGAGAGAAACTTTATTACTCCCATGAGAGCTATGACTGAATACCTACTGAAACAATCAGACCTCGAGTCCTTACCAAAAGTATTAAGAAGGTCGCCATATGAATCAGAACCTCCAATAACTGTATATTATCGCAGGGATGTTGAAGCAAAAGCAATTGAG ATTTGGGGTTCGAAAGAAGCATTGGAAAAAGAGTTGCTTAGAAGAGAATTAGACAGAAGAAGATATGAACAAG ATGTTTTTACTGTGAAAAGAAGATTAAGAGATTACAGAAGAGAAATGAGCCATACTCGCTCAAAAGATAATGTGGAAGAAGTAGGATTAAAAACTAGATCAGGACGAGTGGTACTTACAGCTATTGGAAT AAATGGATGTAATTTCTTATTTAAGCTTTGTGCCTGGTTTTACACAGGCTCACACAGTCTTTTTTCTGAATGCATCCATTCTCTTGCCGATACTGTGAACCAATTGATATTAGCGTATGGTATTCATAAGTCGGTACAG ATGGCAGATCCTGACCATCCATATGGTTATACAAATATGCGATATGTCTCATCACTGATATCTGGTGTTGGTATATTCTGTGTAGGAAGTGGTTTGTCTTTCTATCACGGAGTTACAGGTATTTTGGACCCACAACCATTACATGATTTTTATTGG gcATATTTTGTACTGGGAGGCGCTGTGGTATCAGAAGGTGCCACATTAATGGTAGCATTAAGCGCCATTAGAAAAGGTGCACGAGAAGCAAATATGTCACTTTATGAATATG taatgcGAAGCTCGGACCCTTCAGTGAATGTAGTTTTATTGGAAGATACGGCAGCTGTAGCTGGCGTGATCGTAGCAGCATCTTGTATGGCTATTTCACAATACACTGGGAATCCATTACCTGATGCCCTAGGCAGCATATTAGTCGGTACCATACTGGGTGGAGTTGCATCTTTTATTATCCTGAGTAATGTCGGTGCTTTAGTTGGCAG GTCTATACCCCACGAGCAATTGGATGAAATTAACAGCGTGTTAGAAAGAGACTTTATGATAAGAGCTATTCATGATGTGAAGGGTATAGATATAGGCAGTAACTTGATAAGATATAAG GCTGAAGTTGATTTTGATGGCAGAGCTCTCACAAGATCGTATTTAGAGAAACACGACTTGAATGCTTTACTAgag GACATGAAGAAAATCGACACGATCGATGATGTAGAAACTTTTTTACTTAAGCATGGAGAAAATATTGTCGATATGCTTGGAGGCGAAATTGATAGAATAGAGTTAAAGCTGAgg AAAAAGTTTCCACAAATTCGGCACTGTGATTTGGAAATACTCTAA